In bacterium, the following are encoded in one genomic region:
- a CDS encoding DUF4258 domain-containing protein, translating to MSIIEKIRQKVRNRDYYLSAHAEEEMAEDSFERRDVENVILQGFIQKKLTHDTRGTRYRVEGPAMDGRFLHVLCRFKETGPLIIITVYEKESWE from the coding sequence GTGTCAATTATCGAGAAAATCCGTCAAAAGGTGCGAAATCGCGATTATTATTTATCCGCACACGCGGAAGAGGAAATGGCTGAGGATAGTTTTGAACGGCGAGATGTGGAAAATGTCATCCTTCAAGGTTTCATTCAGAAAAAGTTGACACACGATACAAGAGGAACAAGATATCGAGTCGAGGGGCCTGCCATGGACGGAAGGTTCCTGCATGTGCTTTGTCGTTTCAAAGAAACGGGACCGCTCATCATTATTACAGTTTACGAAAAGGAGTCATGGGAATGA